One Lucilia cuprina isolate Lc7/37 chromosome 4, ASM2204524v1, whole genome shotgun sequence DNA segment encodes these proteins:
- the LOC111681824 gene encoding putative serine protease K12H4.7, with translation MLHQQPPVNVVNISKDCGEIKELWLQQPVDHFDVNNTETWLMRYFVNDNFYQVGAPIFVFVGGEWEILPHMLQAGHFYDMAKQQEALMFYTEHRYYGQSWPKNDSSTDNLQFLNVLQSLEDLKSFLIYQKSSTKALSNAKVVLVGGSYSGSMVAWFMKLYPEMAVAAWASSAPLKAKMDFNEYMTLTMTSLQQKGGVKCAQKLDEAFKGLVKAINSNKAYSLLRKLNICQTFDATNHLDRQAFFDSLIKYFAQVFANKEELKNREEFEEWCLDFSYQGLKSIFTDVNELTTGTRPWFYQTCQEFGWFSTTATINATTNEVFTVTPYTPTFGGQVPLSYFQQLCQDVFMENIGQGTLYSSLTLQQLQARALAINKLFGGFSNVSKRVVFTHGLLDPWRAAGLQNGQNVLLIKDYSHVEDMGSINLKDTVDMNVAKLKVSSFINRNLRHN, from the exons atgttACACCAACAACCACCCGTCAATGTAGTGAATATTAGCAAGGATTGCGGTGAGATAAAGGAGCTTTGGCTGCAGCAGCCAGTAGATCATTTTGATGTTAATAATACGGAAACCTGGTTAATG CGTTATTTTGTAAATGATAATTTCTATCAAGTTGGAGCTCCCATATTTGTGTTTGTGGGTGGTGAATGGGAAATATTGCCGCATATGCTGCAAGCTGGTCATTTTTATGATATGGCCAAACAGCAGGAAGCTTTAATGTTTTACACGGAACATCGTTATTACGGACAAAGTTGGCCGAAAAA TGACTCTTCTACGGATAACTTACAATTCCTAAATGTTTTACAATCTCTCGAAGACTTAAAGAgctttttaatttatcaaaagtcTTCGACAAAAGCTTTGTCAAATGCCAAAGTTGTTTTAGTCGGAGGTTCTTATTCTGGCAGTATGGTAGCATGGTTTATGAAATTGTATCCCGAAATGGCCGTGGCAGCCTGGGCTTCTAGTGCTCCTTTAAAAGCTAAAATGGATTTTAAtg AGTACATGACTTTAACTATGACTTCATTGCAACAAAAAGGTGGAGTAAAATGCGCCCAAAAGCTCGATGAGGCATTCAAAGGTTTGGTAAAAGCAATAAACAGCAATAAAGCCTAtagtttattaagaaaattaaatatatgtcAAACATTTGATGCCACAAATCATCTCGATAGACAAGCTTTCTTTGACT ctttaatcaaatattttgcaCAAGTTTTTGCAAATAAAGAAGAATTGAAAAACAGAGAAGAGTTTGAAGAATGGTGTTTGGATTTCTCCTATCAAGGCCTGAAGTCAATATTTACAGATGTAAATGAACTAACCACAGGCA CACGTCCTTGGTTTTATCAAACTTGTCAGGAGTTTGGTTGGTTTTCCACCACAGCCACCATCAACGCCACTACAAATGAAGTGTTCACAGTAACACCTTATACTCCGACATTTGGTGGCCAGGTGCCTTTGTCTTATTTTCAACAATTGTGTCAGGatgtttttatggaaaatataggTCAGGGCACTCTTTATTCCTCCCTAACATTACAACAATTACAGGCGAGAGCTTTAGcgataaataaactttttggtGGTTTTTCTAATGTTTCCAAACGTGTTGTCTTTACCCACGGTCTATTGGATCCCTGGCGTGCAGCTGGTTTACAAAATGGCCAAAATGTTTTACTTATTAAAG actatagtcatgtTGAGGACATGGGTTCAATAAACCTCAAAGATACGGTGGATATGAATGTGGCCAAACTGAAAGTGTCTTcatttataaatagaaatttaagaCATAATTAG
- the LOC124419352 gene encoding myeloid differentiation primary response protein MyD88-like has translation MVLNINTFSTARESVENTQFISKDFEDKDFKDAPLTAISTDTMKMLSNLLNNLKILHSDTGYERDWRGLATLTELRNLFDFNNMVSNDPLKKVIELWCENKPDAATFGNLITFLGLIDRWHVIEDLQENFLQDFRNYQQSKEQQLISPTCEQTPNKIVQLSNKTNENSTLNKVENVVQIPFSTNDIDSINSALLMEKPVSESESFTYESESKVLTSSDVQRYKQGLPLLKYDAFVLYADMDYDYALEILHKLQNNPVYNFKFCLKDDLLFGIPFEHIALMELIRERCNFLIAILTKELTKSPENRFFVNYAQALQIKHEIRKVIPLMYEENVEVPANLAMFSRMRYNPNRTDLYWSKLADSMQLMHLCEGVTTFSATFQKSIVSGRPQQTRNLHTEAQNFHNNLTVAPIACSTSSVKKEVKKRRPAFKPNRVKLKEASFNNLNELENYSIVSSSCGSKDSRGILRKLFCCR, from the coding sequence atggtgCTAAACATTAATACATTCTCTACAGCTAGAGAGAGTGTAGAAAATACACAATTCATCAGCAAGGATTTCGAGGATAAAGATTTTAAAGACGCTCCCTTAACGGCTATCAGTACAGATACCATGAAAATGTTGTCAAATTTACTaaacaatttaaagattctacATTCAGATACTGGTTATGAACGTGATTGGCGTGGTTTGGCTACCTTAACAGAGCTgagaaatttatttgattttaataatatggTTAGCAATGATCCCTTGAAGAAAGTCATAGAATTATGGTGTGAAAATAAACCAGATGCAGCGACATTTGGTAACTTAATAACATTCTTGGGTCTTATTGATCGTTGGCATGTGATCGAAGATTTACAGGAGAATTTCTTACAAGATTTTCGTAATTATCAACAATCAAAAGAACAACAACTAATAAGTCCAACATGTGAACAAACACCAAATAAAATAGTACAACTATCcaacaaaacaaatgaaaatagtACATTAAATAAAGTAGAAAATGTAGTACAAATACCATTCTCAACTAATGACATCGATTCAATAAATTCCGCTCTCTTAATGGAGAAACCTGTAAGTGAGAGTGAAAGTTTTACTTATGAATCAGAATCAAAAGTTTTAACCAGCAGTGATGTTCAACGTTATAAACAAGGTTTACCTTTGCTGAAATATGATGCTTTTGTCTTATATGCAGACATGGACTACGATTATGCTTTAGAGATTTTGCATAAGCTACAAAATAATccagtttataattttaaattttgtttaaaagatgaTCTACTTTTCGGCATACCATTTGAGCATATTGCACTAATGGAATTAATACGAGAAcgttgtaattttttaatagcAATCCTAACTAAAGAACTTACCAAAAGTCCAGAAAATCGTTTCTTTGTTAATTACGCCCAAGCTTTACAAATAAAGCATGAGATACGTAAGGTAATACCTCTGATGTATGAGGAAAATGTTGAAGTACCCGCTAATTTGGCCATGTTCTCACGTATGCGTTATAATCCCAATCGTACTGATTTGTATTGGTCGAAATTGGCTGATTCTATGCAACTAATGCATTTATGTGAAGGAGTGACCACATTTTCAGCAACTTTTCAAAAGAGTATTGTTAGTGGTAGACCTCAACAAACTAGGAATTTGCACACAGAAGCtcaaaattttcataacaatttaacAGTCGCTCCTATCGCCTGCTCAACCTCAAGTGttaaaaaagaagttaaaaaaagaagacCTGCATTTAAACCAAATAGGGTTAAGTTAAAAGAAGcatcatttaataatttaaatgaattagaAAATTATTCCATTGTTTCAAGTAGTTGTGGCAGTAAGGACTCTAGaggtattttaagaaaattgttttgttgtcgttaa